The stretch of DNA CTGCACCAACAGCAACAACCTCATCAGGATTAACTCCTTTGTGAGGTTCTTTTCCAAAGAACTCTTTAATTTTTTGTTGAACAAGAGGAATTCTTGTTGAACCACCAACCAGAACAACATCATCAATATCCTGAGGTGTGAGCTTAGCTTCTTCAAGAGCTCTTTTTACTATGTCCATTGTTCTGTCAACAAGGTCTTTTATCATCTCCTCAAGTCTTGCCCTTGTCAGCTTCTTCTCAAGATGCAGTGGCTGGTTTGTATTTGGATCTATTGTGATAAAAGGAAGGTTTATCTCTGTCTCCATCTTGAATGAAAGCTCTTTCTTCGCCTGTTCTGCAGCCTCTTTTAACCTCTGGAATGCTGTTTTATCATTTCTAAGATCAATACCATGCTCTTTTTTGAATTCCTCAACGAGCCAGTCTATAATTCTCGCATCTATGTCAGAACCACCAAGATGTGTATCTCCGTCAGAAACTTTAACCTCTATAACCCCTTCTCCTCCTTCAAGTATAGAAACATCAAATGTTCCTCCACCAAAGTCATAAACCAGTATCTTCACATCAGACTTCTTATCAAGACCGTATGCAAGAGCTGCAGCTGTAGGCTCATTTATTATTCTTTTCACCTCAAATCCTGCGATCTTTCCTGCATCTTTAGTTGCCTGTCTCTGCCTTTCGTTGAAATATGCAGGAACTGTTATCACAGCTTCTGTTATCTTTTCCCCAAGGTAAGATTCGGCTGCCTCTTTTAATTTTTTTAAAACCTGAGCTCCCACCTCTTCAGGTCTGACAATTTTTCCTGCGTTAGGAACATCAAAGGCGGCATCACCTTTCTCATCTGCAACAACTTTATATGGAACATGTTTTATCTCTTCTTTTACTTCATCATACTTTCTTCCGATAAATCTTTTTGATTCGTATATTGTGTTTTCAGGATCAAGAACAGCCCTTCTTTTTGCAGGATCTCCAACAAGTATCTCTCCCTCTTTTGTCCAGGAAACCACCGATGGTGTTGTTCTAAATCCTTCCTGATTGGCTATAACAATAGGTTCTCCCCCTGACATTACGGAAACAACTGAGTTTGTTGTTCCAAGGTCTATTCCAATAACTTTTCCCATTTCTCTACCTCCATCTCAAATCTTTTTATAAAAATATAATATTTTAGTTTATTATTGTCAATATTTTTGATAAAGGTAAATATAAATTTACAGCTAAACAATTTTCCTTTTTTTCCGAAATGAGCTTAAAAGATCGTTTTAGGAGAAAGTCATGAAGATAGCGTATATAAACTTTTATTCTGTTGGTAATAGATATAGAGCTGGAGCTCTTATAACAGACAGCAGCACAAGACCTGTTGAGTTCAGGGTTACATCTGATCTGAACATTGACAAACTTCAGGAGATTTTATACGGTGAGGCTCTTCAGGAGGTTCTTTATAAAGAGAGGTTCACTGTCCAGCTTCTAAAATCAATGCAAGAAGAATACGACATTGTGCTTATAAAAGACAAAAACCTTATGTCCATTAGAAATGAGATAAACATTCCTGTTGTTCATATTCAGAAATTTGATCAGTTTATGCCTTTAAACAGATTAAGCCGTAAGATAATAAACATTCACGACAGATATGAGCCTCTGTATATCACAGTAAACAAAGAAGATGAAAAAAGGCTTGTGGGCATCTCCCATTTTCTTCAGGAAATGTATAGAAACTTTAACATAATGGAACCATTCAAAAGAATAGAAAACGCAATAAAATACATAATGGAGAACAGCCTTGAGACTGAAAGAGCAGATATATGTATCAGATAATCTGATCAGTCCTCTGAAGATAAACACACAGCTACTTTTTATTGATAAATCCTTCTGTTTTGTTTCAGATAATCTCTTAAAAGAAATACCAAAGGTATCAAACTCTGGAAAACTTTTTATAAAAAAGGTTGACATAAATAAAGTTTTAAGAGGAGAAACAAAAAAGAAAGAAGAAAAAAAACTGCCAAAAAACTACAGTATATTTGATCTTCTTAAACCTATGCTTATGCCTTCCATAGATTTTGAACTGCCTAAAAGTATCCACTTTCCCCATAAACTGTTTAACTATCAGGTAGAGGGTATAAAATTCCTGATTTCAAAAGAATTTGCACTTCTTGCAGATCAGATGGGAACAGGTAAAACGGTTATGTCTATAACAGCGATGAGAATTCTTTTTCTGAAAGGGAAAATTAAAAAAGCTGTAGTGGTTGTTCCCTCAAATCTTATCTCTGTATGGGAAGATCACCTCCTTAAGTGGTCTCCTGAACTTGTTTATTTAACTCTTAATGAAAATAAAAAAAGTAGAAGACAGCTTTACACAAAAGATGCCCACATATACCTTATCAGCTACGACACGCTAAAAAACGATTACAAATTCTCAAAAGATTTATTAAAAAGATTTTCAAAAGATATAGATCTGATCATTCTTGATGAAGCCCACAACATTAAAAATCCAGATGCTCTTAAAACAAGAGCCGTGAAGTTTATCTCAAAAAACTCCAAAATAAGATGGGCTCTAAGCGGAACACCTCTACAAAACAACCTTAAGGAGCTTCTATCCCTTTATGAGTTTTTAAACCCCCAGTTTAAAGTAGAAAAGAGGATTACTGAAGAAGAAGCCAGAGAACTGATAAAACCTGTGATGCTTAGAAGATTAAAAAAAGATGTCTTGAAAGACCTCCCAGAAAAATTGCCCCCTGAGATTGAAAGGTTTGATTTATCACCTCTACAGCAGGCAGAATACGATTATGTTTTAGGGAAAGAAACTGAAAGGCTTCAGGAGATTTACGATAGATTTAAAGGTGATAAAAAATTCAGATTTATTATGAAGCAGAACCTTATCCAGTCAATCCAGAAACTGAGACAGATATGTAACTTCCCAACAAAAGGAATAGATAGTCCCAAAATGGAAAGATTAAGGGAGATGGTTGTTGAGCTAATAAAAGACGGAGAAAAGATCGTTGTATTCACAAACTTTGTCAAAGCAGGTGTTGAGAAAATAGTAAAGAACCTGTCATTTTATATAAATCCAGATTACATAGTCACATACCACGGCAGTATGAAACCTGAAGAAAAAAAAGAGGCTGTTAACCAGTTTAGATACAACAACAAAAAATATGTGTTTATAGGAACGTTAGGATCAGCAGGTGAAGGACTGACCCTTGTTGAATCAAGTTATGCTGTATTTTTTGATCTACACTGGAACCCTGCAAAAATCTGGCAGGCAGAAGATAGGGTTCACAGAATAGGTCAAAAAAATAAAGTTAATATATATAGCTTTGTAATGAAAAACACCGTTGAAGAAAAAATAATCCAAAAGTTAGAAGAAAAAAGAAAAATGATAGATAATGTTATAGATGGAATAGAAAGTAAAGAAGCTGAGATAATAACTATTGAAGATCTTATAGATTTTGTAGGCTTAAAGACCTACAAGGAGGACGCCGATGCATTACAGAACAAAGGTTCAGCCTAAG from Persephonella sp. encodes:
- the dnaK gene encoding molecular chaperone DnaK, yielding MGKVIGIDLGTTNSVVSVMSGGEPIVIANQEGFRTTPSVVSWTKEGEILVGDPAKRRAVLDPENTIYESKRFIGRKYDEVKEEIKHVPYKVVADEKGDAAFDVPNAGKIVRPEEVGAQVLKKLKEAAESYLGEKITEAVITVPAYFNERQRQATKDAGKIAGFEVKRIINEPTAAALAYGLDKKSDVKILVYDFGGGTFDVSILEGGEGVIEVKVSDGDTHLGGSDIDARIIDWLVEEFKKEHGIDLRNDKTAFQRLKEAAEQAKKELSFKMETEINLPFITIDPNTNQPLHLEKKLTRARLEEMIKDLVDRTMDIVKRALEEAKLTPQDIDDVVLVGGSTRIPLVQQKIKEFFGKEPHKGVNPDEVVAVGAAIQGGVLAGEVKDVLLIDVTPLSLGIETLGGVMTVLIPRNTPIPTKKCEIFTTAADNQTQVEIHVLQGERKMAKENKSLGRFFLTDIPPAPRGVPQIEVCFDIDADGILHVTATDKATGKSQSITVQQSSGLTEEEINKIIEEAKKHEDEDRKFQETVELRNQLDALVYSLEKTVKENEGKLSEEEKKEAEEAIKEGKEALASNEREKIQSAIDKVTSVANKIAQKLYQSGGSSGGGKKGPDEDVIEPEVN
- a CDS encoding DEAD/DEAH box helicase, with the translated sequence MRLKEQIYVSDNLISPLKINTQLLFIDKSFCFVSDNLLKEIPKVSNSGKLFIKKVDINKVLRGETKKKEEKKLPKNYSIFDLLKPMLMPSIDFELPKSIHFPHKLFNYQVEGIKFLISKEFALLADQMGTGKTVMSITAMRILFLKGKIKKAVVVVPSNLISVWEDHLLKWSPELVYLTLNENKKSRRQLYTKDAHIYLISYDTLKNDYKFSKDLLKRFSKDIDLIILDEAHNIKNPDALKTRAVKFISKNSKIRWALSGTPLQNNLKELLSLYEFLNPQFKVEKRITEEEARELIKPVMLRRLKKDVLKDLPEKLPPEIERFDLSPLQQAEYDYVLGKETERLQEIYDRFKGDKKFRFIMKQNLIQSIQKLRQICNFPTKGIDSPKMERLREMVVELIKDGEKIVVFTNFVKAGVEKIVKNLSFYINPDYIVTYHGSMKPEEKKEAVNQFRYNNKKYVFIGTLGSAGEGLTLVESSYAVFFDLHWNPAKIWQAEDRVHRIGQKNKVNIYSFVMKNTVEEKIIQKLEEKRKMIDNVIDGIESKEAEIITIEDLIDFVGLKTYKEDADALQNKGSA